A single Methanolobus sp. ZRKC5 DNA region contains:
- a CDS encoding methanogen output domain 1-containing protein, which translates to MVDDEIMNIELLKAYLEEEYAVISATNGNEALKLVGEDEPDVILLDVMMPDINGYQVCEILKGDPRTQFIPVIMVTALSGRDDWIAGIEAGADEFLTKPVNKMELLTRISSLLKLKNMHYDLLTERDKLNLQNKIRSVLTQIIPVLLKTLPGEQKSIVIHQMIDMVVEAIMENADSENKVMSYEGIGDVCCQIINQLGADFKSELLSDENTIFTIQGNVCPWGKEEAQLNPILCTLSRGIFSRIVDIYGQDMEVDVLETMGNGDEQCIFQLNKIDY; encoded by the coding sequence ATCGTCGATGATGAGATAATGAATATAGAATTGCTTAAGGCATATCTTGAAGAAGAATATGCAGTTATCTCAGCCACAAATGGAAATGAGGCGCTTAAACTAGTGGGTGAAGATGAACCTGATGTGATCCTTCTTGATGTAATGATGCCTGATATTAATGGTTACCAGGTATGTGAAATTCTCAAAGGGGATCCAAGAACCCAATTCATACCTGTTATTATGGTAACGGCCCTCTCAGGAAGAGATGACTGGATAGCAGGTATAGAGGCAGGTGCTGACGAATTCCTGACAAAACCAGTTAACAAGATGGAACTTTTGACACGCATAAGCTCATTGCTTAAGTTAAAGAATATGCATTATGACCTTCTGACAGAGAGGGATAAACTCAATTTACAAAATAAGATCAGGTCCGTGCTCACACAGATTATTCCAGTACTCCTGAAAACATTGCCTGGTGAACAAAAAAGTATTGTTATACACCAGATGATAGACATGGTAGTGGAAGCAATTATGGAAAATGCAGATTCTGAAAATAAAGTTATGAGCTATGAAGGCATAGGCGATGTCTGCTGCCAGATAATAAACCAGTTGGGAGCTGATTTTAAGTCAGAACTGTTATCAGATGAGAATACCATTTTCACAATACAGGGAAATGTCTGCCCATGGGGAAAAGAAGAAGCACAACTAAACCCCATACTATGTACCCTTTCAAGAGGAATATTCTCAAGAATTGTAGATATTTATGGACAGGATATGGAAGTAGATGTGCTCGAAACCATGGGAAATGGAGACGAGCAATGCATATTCCAGCTAAATAAAATAGATTACTGA
- a CDS encoding AIR carboxylase family protein: MVDIAIIMGSESDRAVANRVTGVLDSTDYSYDVQVISAHRNPDRLDEYVAQNDSKVYIGIAGLSAALPGVIASKTKKPVIGVPVSSKMMGLDALLSTAQMPPGVPVASVGVDNGANAAYLAIRILDLIQ, translated from the coding sequence ATGGTTGATATTGCAATAATAATGGGGTCCGAATCAGACAGGGCCGTGGCAAACAGAGTAACCGGTGTTCTTGATAGCACAGACTATTCTTATGATGTTCAGGTTATATCTGCACATCGCAATCCTGATAGACTGGATGAATATGTTGCACAAAATGATTCAAAAGTGTACATCGGCATAGCAGGTCTTTCTGCTGCACTGCCAGGTGTCATCGCTTCCAAAACAAAAAAACCGGTAATAGGGGTTCCTGTAAGCTCAAAGATGATGGGTCTTGATGCCCTGCTATCGACTGCACAGATGCCTCCGGGTGTACCGGTTGCAAGTGTGGGCGTTGACAATGGGGCGAATGCAGCCTATCTTGCAATAAGAATACTGGATTTGATTCAGTAA
- a CDS encoding chorismate mutase translates to MSTIKEVREEIEQIDSEIIQLIHKRVGMAAKVLEAKKKERININDPSQNTVVQDRAVDAAIELNLDASAVEEIFDILIRMNIERQQELRGEGNLP, encoded by the coding sequence ATGTCCACTATCAAAGAAGTACGTGAAGAAATAGAACAGATTGATAGCGAGATCATACAGCTTATTCATAAAAGGGTTGGTATGGCTGCAAAGGTATTGGAAGCCAAGAAAAAAGAAAGGATAAACATTAATGATCCTTCACAAAACACAGTAGTTCAGGATCGTGCAGTTGATGCTGCAATCGAATTGAACCTTGATGCTTCTGCTGTCGAGGAGATCTTCGACATACTTATCCGTATGAATATAGAACGTCAGCAAGAGTTAAGGGGCGAAGGTAATCTTCCTTAG
- a CDS encoding shikimate kinase, producing the protein MVLKGNAYALGAGTVINAIATWKGAAFGIDLKTFADVRLFDDASEINGTIEGMPDADTRLIENSVSYVLEHFGIDMGGTVTTRSEVPLASGLKSSSAAANASVLATLAAIDKELDPFETVKIGVRAALDAKVTITGALDDACASFYGGFVVTDNREMKLLQRTEHEYDVLIFAPDEKSFSSNTDVSRSRVIAPWVDIAYELSLKGDFEKAMTLNGFLYCSALGFDTEFLMRALDIGVKGVSLSGTGPSYVALVTADQAGELGDAWNDCGASGTMIKTNIHNKGASII; encoded by the coding sequence ATGGTCTTAAAAGGAAATGCTTATGCACTTGGTGCTGGTACGGTCATCAACGCAATAGCCACATGGAAAGGTGCGGCTTTTGGTATCGATCTTAAAACATTTGCAGATGTAAGACTTTTTGATGATGCATCTGAGATAAATGGAACAATCGAAGGCATGCCTGATGCAGATACAAGACTTATTGAGAATTCTGTATCTTATGTACTTGAGCATTTTGGTATTGATATGGGTGGGACTGTAACAACAAGATCAGAAGTCCCTCTTGCAAGTGGTCTCAAAAGCAGTAGTGCTGCAGCAAACGCATCTGTTCTTGCTACTCTTGCTGCTATTGATAAAGAACTCGATCCTTTTGAAACAGTAAAAATAGGTGTGAGGGCTGCTCTTGATGCAAAAGTAACAATTACAGGAGCTCTGGATGACGCATGTGCTTCATTTTACGGAGGCTTTGTTGTAACTGACAACAGGGAAATGAAGTTACTTCAAAGAACAGAACATGAATATGATGTATTGATATTTGCACCGGATGAAAAATCATTTAGTTCTAACACTGATGTTTCACGCTCTCGTGTGATTGCTCCATGGGTGGACATTGCATATGAACTGTCCCTGAAAGGTGACTTCGAAAAAGCAATGACTCTTAATGGTTTTCTTTATTGCAGTGCACTTGGTTTTGATACTGAGTTTCTGATGCGTGCGCTGGATATAGGTGTCAAAGGTGTTTCACTTTCAGGCACCGGCCCATCTTATGTCGCACTTGTCACTGCGGATCAGGCTGGTGAGCTGGGGGATGCATGGAATGACTGTGGTGCCAGCGGAACCATGATAAAGACTAACATACATAATAAGGGTGCAAGTATAATCTAA
- a CDS encoding 4Fe-4S binding protein, with the protein MNEVVFGVKDDKQLEYTSEKCIGCGTCVMACPKGSLVLGSVGAVARGLIDKDFLENQTELCIVCGICAKTCPTGALELKQAGEPVNDNSYLSVALKDTTVNDNCVHCGLCEQVCPQGCIEVKQWLSNDGAASVDGETIIDTECCIHCGWCEAVCPAKAITVEKPFKGTWTRDEDTCTACRSCIDTCPCNALFNPDWDAGERVDKVAQRADACIYCGACDMACPVNAITVTKTAIIPEVEKKTLLEKKLLNVEMKRPTLTSRLVIDEDACLGCGNCVIVCPVNATDEEVGAGYLNEVDAKKVLEVRNGVAQVVDQEMCGSDGACAMICPVSAIALVRREE; encoded by the coding sequence ATGAACGAAGTAGTGTTTGGAGTAAAAGACGACAAGCAACTTGAATACACTTCAGAGAAGTGTATCGGTTGCGGAACGTGCGTAATGGCATGTCCTAAAGGTTCATTAGTTCTCGGTTCAGTGGGAGCCGTAGCAAGAGGACTCATAGACAAAGATTTCCTTGAGAACCAGACAGAGCTCTGCATTGTATGCGGAATCTGTGCAAAGACATGCCCTACAGGTGCACTCGAACTGAAACAGGCAGGAGAGCCTGTAAACGACAATAGTTACTTAAGCGTTGCACTTAAAGACACAACTGTCAATGACAACTGTGTCCACTGTGGACTTTGCGAACAGGTATGTCCGCAGGGATGCATTGAAGTGAAACAGTGGCTATCAAATGATGGAGCCGCAAGTGTTGACGGTGAAACCATAATTGATACCGAGTGTTGTATACACTGCGGATGGTGTGAAGCTGTCTGTCCTGCTAAAGCTATCACCGTAGAGAAACCATTTAAGGGAACATGGACCAGAGATGAGGATACATGTACTGCCTGCCGCAGCTGCATAGACACATGTCCATGTAATGCTTTGTTCAACCCTGACTGGGATGCCGGTGAGAGAGTGGACAAGGTTGCACAACGTGCTGATGCATGTATATATTGTGGAGCATGTGACATGGCCTGTCCGGTAAATGCAATTACTGTTACAAAGACAGCCATTATCCCTGAGGTCGAAAAGAAGACACTTCTTGAGAAGAAGTTGCTCAATGTTGAAATGAAAAGACCAACACTCACCTCCAGACTTGTCATCGATGAAGATGCATGCCTGGGATGTGGAAACTGTGTAATCGTCTGTCCGGTCAATGCAACTGATGAAGAGGTTGGAGCTGGATATCTGAATGAAGTCGATGCCAAGAAGGTCCTTGAAGTAAGGAATGGTGTAGCACAGGTTGTAGACCAAGAGATGTGCGGTTCAGATGGTGCATGTGCTATGATCTGTCCGGTAAGTGCCATTGCACTTGTGAGAAGGGAGGAATAA
- a CDS encoding formylmethanofuran dehydrogenase subunit A — MAGTIAIKNGYVYDPLNEINGEIMDIFIKNGKVVTELSGADMKDVKEIDAKGKTVMPGGVDSHSHVAGAKVNTGRTMRPEDHYKHYQKRTPLTHSGSGYTVPSVYLGGYEYSKMGYTTVFEAAVPPMEARHTHEEMRSTPMLDMGGYLVLGNNWFLMRYLKEGDIEKAAAYVAWMMKTHKTYGIKCVNPAGVENWGWGQNVSALDQANIHFETTPEEMIKNLTELNEQLGIPMPVHLHANNLGHPGCWEITRDSLKIPKNVKAKPNTDVEWAETKKNAKRHESVYLTHCQFNAFGGTSWRDFESGVKGITDYVNSNDHVVFDSGCVPFGDATVMTGDGPAIHDLYVLTGHKWSNTDVECECGSGVLPFEYLKGNPVHSVQWAMGLESLLYVKDAWKTIMTTDSPNGGPFTKYPQVIAWLMSNKARQDTFAECHKWANDRTGLAGETREMTLNEIAMVTRANPARTIGMSYRKGTLGVGADGDVAIFNIDPKKLEVNDYESIIRGFENTAYTIKAGEVVSQMGEIVAIPEKNTFYTDIAIDADDEKNMLADVKKWFKYYTIGFDRYPTPEKYLANPTPIQVNAEK, encoded by the coding sequence ATGGCAGGAACTATTGCAATCAAGAACGGTTACGTTTATGATCCCCTCAACGAGATAAACGGGGAAATTATGGACATCTTCATCAAAAACGGAAAGGTCGTAACAGAACTTTCCGGTGCAGACATGAAAGATGTAAAGGAAATTGATGCAAAGGGCAAGACTGTTATGCCCGGTGGTGTCGACTCACACTCCCACGTAGCAGGAGCAAAGGTCAATACAGGCAGAACGATGAGACCTGAGGACCACTACAAGCACTACCAGAAGAGAACACCACTCACACATTCAGGTTCCGGATATACTGTACCTTCAGTTTACCTTGGAGGATACGAGTACTCCAAAATGGGATATACAACTGTTTTTGAGGCAGCTGTCCCACCAATGGAAGCACGCCACACACACGAGGAAATGCGTTCAACCCCAATGCTTGACATGGGTGGATACCTTGTACTGGGTAACAACTGGTTCCTCATGAGATACCTCAAGGAAGGAGATATCGAAAAGGCAGCAGCATACGTTGCATGGATGATGAAGACACACAAGACCTATGGTATAAAATGTGTCAACCCTGCTGGTGTAGAAAACTGGGGATGGGGACAGAACGTAAGTGCTCTTGACCAGGCAAACATTCATTTTGAAACCACACCGGAAGAAATGATAAAGAACCTGACAGAACTGAACGAACAGCTCGGAATCCCAATGCCTGTGCACCTGCACGCAAATAACCTTGGACACCCAGGATGCTGGGAAATAACAAGGGACTCACTCAAGATACCAAAGAACGTCAAGGCAAAGCCAAATACAGATGTTGAGTGGGCAGAGACAAAGAAAAATGCAAAAAGGCACGAATCAGTTTACCTCACACACTGCCAGTTCAATGCTTTTGGCGGTACATCCTGGAGAGACTTTGAGTCTGGTGTAAAAGGAATCACTGACTACGTCAACAGTAATGACCATGTTGTGTTTGACAGTGGTTGTGTACCTTTCGGTGATGCAACAGTCATGACCGGTGACGGTCCTGCAATCCATGACCTCTATGTACTTACCGGCCACAAATGGTCAAATACCGATGTAGAGTGCGAGTGTGGATCAGGTGTACTTCCATTCGAATATCTAAAGGGCAATCCTGTACACAGTGTACAGTGGGCAATGGGTCTTGAATCACTGCTCTATGTCAAGGACGCATGGAAGACGATCATGACGACTGACAGTCCTAACGGTGGACCATTTACCAAGTATCCACAGGTCATTGCATGGCTTATGTCCAACAAGGCAAGACAGGATACATTCGCCGAATGCCACAAGTGGGCAAACGACAGAACCGGTCTGGCCGGTGAAACAAGGGAAATGACACTTAACGAGATTGCTATGGTTACACGTGCAAACCCTGCAAGAACGATTGGAATGTCATACAGGAAGGGTACACTTGGCGTTGGAGCAGACGGTGACGTTGCTATCTTCAACATCGACCCAAAGAAGCTCGAGGTCAACGACTACGAGAGCATCATAAGAGGCTTTGAGAACACTGCATACACCATCAAGGCCGGAGAGGTCGTATCCCAGATGGGCGAGATCGTTGCAATCCCTGAGAAGAACACCTTCTACACGGATATTGCAATAGATGCAGACGATGAGAAGAACATGCTTGCAGATGTAAAGAAGTGGTTCAAGTACTATACAATTGGTTTCGACCGATACCCAACACCTGAAAAGTACCTGGCAAACCCAACACCGATTCAGGTCAATGCGGAGAAGTGA
- a CDS encoding formylmethanofuran dehydrogenase subunit C codes for MADVILKPIGNFDLTVEAEVVTPDNFAGKTADEIGKVLVWQGPAEYPLTDFFTVEGNGGSSAEDTTIIVDGNIPRVKRIGQQMTAGKILIKGSAGMHVGSAMEGGEIIVEDDADSWVGMEMSGGSIHIKGNTKDHLGCAYRGSWKGMTGGRITVDGDAVSQVGGGLSGGEIIIGGSVKHFCGVRINGGLIAVKGNAFRTVGAEMTGGTIVIGGCIERFTPGFEMTDIESDLKFNDIECPGEYMKFTGDYAIPQKGKGTLYVSCDNNECL; via the coding sequence ATGGCAGACGTAATTCTCAAACCAATAGGAAATTTTGACCTTACCGTAGAGGCAGAGGTTGTCACACCTGACAATTTTGCCGGAAAAACTGCCGATGAGATTGGAAAAGTACTCGTCTGGCAGGGACCTGCAGAGTACCCTCTTACTGACTTCTTTACAGTGGAAGGTAATGGTGGAAGCTCAGCAGAAGACACCACAATCATTGTAGACGGAAACATCCCAAGAGTCAAACGTATCGGACAACAGATGACAGCCGGTAAAATACTTATCAAAGGCTCTGCTGGAATGCATGTTGGATCTGCAATGGAAGGCGGAGAGATCATCGTAGAAGACGATGCTGATTCATGGGTAGGTATGGAAATGAGCGGTGGCTCTATCCACATCAAAGGTAACACAAAGGACCACCTTGGATGTGCATACCGTGGTAGCTGGAAAGGAATGACCGGTGGACGCATCACCGTTGACGGAGATGCAGTTAGCCAGGTTGGCGGCGGCCTTAGTGGCGGAGAGATCATTATCGGCGGTAGTGTTAAGCACTTCTGCGGAGTCCGTATTAACGGTGGTCTTATCGCTGTAAAAGGAAACGCTTTCAGAACCGTTGGAGCAGAAATGACCGGTGGTACTATCGTGATCGGTGGTTGCATTGAGAGATTCACACCAGGATTTGAGATGACAGACATCGAGTCCGACCTCAAATTCAACGACATCGAGTGCCCTGGAGAATATATGAAATTCACAGGTGACTATGCCATCCCACAGAAAGGAAAAGGCACACTGTACGTATCCTGTGACAATAACGAGTGTCTGTGA
- a CDS encoding molybdopterin dinucleotide binding domain-containing protein has product MQALLNSGSTINEGRLAKGGNKYSEDYKKECAVCWMCTEDFTSLGFPEKVSVTSRDGKHSVTVYPKVTEAMKSGQIFIPRSIWANVVVEPDTFSTGSPRYKGAPVMVEPSDEEVLGAEEIVLKLYMGGE; this is encoded by the coding sequence ATGCAAGCATTACTCAATTCAGGAAGTACGATCAACGAAGGAAGACTTGCCAAAGGCGGCAATAAGTACTCCGAAGATTACAAAAAGGAATGTGCAGTCTGCTGGATGTGTACAGAGGACTTTACATCTCTGGGATTCCCGGAGAAAGTTTCTGTTACGTCAAGAGACGGAAAGCACTCAGTTACAGTTTACCCAAAGGTAACAGAGGCAATGAAATCCGGTCAGATTTTCATACCAAGATCCATCTGGGCAAATGTTGTTGTTGAACCTGACACATTCTCAACAGGTTCACCACGCTATAAGGGAGCTCCTGTAATGGTAGAACCTAGTGATGAAGAGGTTCTCGGCGCCGAGGAAATTGTCCTGAAGCTGTACATGGGAGGTGAATAA
- a CDS encoding formylmethanofuran dehydrogenase subunit B: protein MVFKNIICPVCGGSCDDIQIELDTKNRTIDVQNACKMGTAKFQEVVSSHRILKPTIREGGKVKDVSWEEALEMSADILVNARRPLFFLGSETSCEAQEVGLHIAEYLGAPADSNATICHGPTVMGIQESGMVGATAGQAKNRADMTVYWGVNPLESMPRHMSKYGVFPRGYWTKRGRFDRTMVTVDPRVTPTAVASDMHLQLNPSSDYELLSAMFTILNGKEPHPSVEEITGIPISSMKQTVEMMKESNFVAIYVGLGVSSSYGKHRNIEIALNFVKEMNNYTKCNIGALRGHCNVAGFNQLASYLYGYPFGLDFMKGYPRYNPGETTTVDLLREKDVDAAFVMSADLVNHIPADCAKYLADIPMVCLDIAPCPSTTAADVVLPGVIDAMECDGTFYRLDNVPVYFEPFTESPFPETKSNEDTLKQLFAKVKARKEA from the coding sequence ATGGTGTTTAAGAATATCATCTGTCCTGTCTGTGGAGGTTCATGTGATGACATCCAGATAGAATTGGACACTAAGAACCGTACGATAGATGTCCAGAACGCATGTAAGATGGGTACCGCAAAGTTCCAGGAAGTTGTGAGCTCACACAGGATCTTAAAGCCAACCATCAGAGAAGGCGGCAAGGTCAAAGATGTAAGCTGGGAAGAAGCACTTGAGATGTCAGCAGACATTCTTGTGAATGCAAGACGTCCACTTTTCTTCCTTGGAAGTGAGACCTCATGCGAAGCACAGGAAGTAGGACTTCACATAGCTGAATACCTTGGTGCACCTGCAGACTCCAACGCAACAATTTGCCACGGACCAACTGTTATGGGAATCCAGGAATCAGGTATGGTAGGAGCTACTGCCGGTCAGGCAAAGAACAGGGCCGATATGACCGTCTACTGGGGTGTCAACCCGCTGGAATCCATGCCAAGACACATGTCAAAGTATGGTGTATTCCCAAGAGGTTACTGGACTAAGAGAGGAAGATTTGACAGGACAATGGTCACAGTGGACCCAAGAGTAACCCCAACCGCTGTTGCATCAGACATGCACCTGCAGCTCAATCCTAGCTCAGACTACGAGCTTCTCAGTGCAATGTTCACTATCCTTAACGGAAAGGAACCACATCCATCTGTAGAAGAGATAACAGGAATCCCAATTTCTTCAATGAAGCAGACAGTTGAAATGATGAAGGAATCAAACTTCGTTGCTATCTACGTAGGTCTTGGTGTTTCATCCTCATATGGAAAGCACAGAAACATTGAGATTGCACTGAACTTCGTCAAAGAGATGAACAATTACACTAAGTGTAACATCGGTGCTCTCAGAGGTCACTGTAACGTAGCAGGATTCAACCAGCTTGCATCCTACCTTTACGGTTACCCATTCGGTCTTGACTTCATGAAGGGATATCCAAGGTACAACCCTGGAGAGACCACAACAGTGGACCTACTAAGGGAAAAGGATGTTGACGCAGCATTCGTCATGTCCGCTGACCTTGTGAACCATATTCCTGCAGATTGTGCAAAGTACCTTGCAGACATACCAATGGTCTGTCTCGATATTGCACCATGCCCATCAACCACAGCAGCAGATGTAGTTCTGCCTGGTGTAATTGATGCTATGGAATGTGACGGTACGTTCTACAGGCTCGATAATGTGCCTGTTTACTTCGAACCATTCACAGAATCACCATTCCCTGAAACAAAGAGCAATGAGGACACCCTCAAGCAGCTCTTTGCAAAGGTAAAGGCCAGAAAGGAAGCATGA
- the fdhD gene encoding formate dehydrogenase accessory sulfurtransferase FdhD, whose translation MSENWYSERKGKDETFRKDEESISSPFYVPMECLEITENSKQHITVDVIVEEKFELFVNNVHVTTFFASPYELEELALGFLVCEGFIEPDTKVDSIRIEDKSIFCEIKINTPELEELTHLERCGTTSYRKDVVKHNNSNTKFTTDAIIHAVGQLKEIGRVWHRTGGAHTSIICNNQGEVLFFCEDVGRACSVDKVVGKALMNGTDLSECALVTTGRLASTMVSKAVNAGIPLVASKGATVREAVELAEEAGIALVAFVRGRKLYVYAGKRE comes from the coding sequence ATGAGTGAGAACTGGTACTCAGAAAGGAAAGGGAAGGATGAAACCTTCCGAAAGGACGAGGAAAGTATCTCCTCGCCTTTTTATGTCCCCATGGAGTGCCTGGAGATCACTGAGAACAGTAAACAACACATTACTGTGGACGTTATTGTCGAGGAAAAGTTCGAGCTTTTCGTGAATAACGTCCACGTAACTACTTTTTTTGCAAGTCCTTATGAACTTGAAGAGCTTGCCTTGGGATTTCTCGTCTGCGAGGGATTCATCGAACCTGATACCAAAGTAGATTCTATCAGAATCGAAGACAAATCTATTTTTTGTGAAATTAAAATCAACACTCCCGAGCTAGAAGAATTAACACACCTTGAACGATGCGGAACCACATCATACCGCAAGGACGTTGTCAAGCACAACAATTCCAATACTAAATTCACCACCGATGCCATCATCCATGCAGTTGGCCAGTTAAAAGAGATTGGCAGGGTCTGGCACAGAACCGGAGGAGCACACACATCAATCATCTGCAACAACCAGGGAGAAGTACTCTTCTTCTGCGAGGACGTGGGAAGAGCATGCTCCGTGGACAAGGTTGTTGGCAAAGCTCTGATGAATGGAACTGACCTTTCAGAATGTGCACTTGTGACCACCGGCAGACTGGCATCCACAATGGTTTCAAAAGCTGTTAACGCAGGTATTCCCCTTGTTGCAAGCAAAGGTGCTACAGTGCGCGAGGCTGTGGAACTGGCAGAGGAAGCAGGGATTGCATTGGTTGCTTTTGTGAGGGGGAGGAAATTGTATGTTTATGCCGGGAAGAGAGAGTGA